The Stenotrophomonas rhizophila genome has a window encoding:
- a CDS encoding TfoX/Sxy family protein, whose protein sequence is MSTKLRNIGPKSAAWLRQVGLRTAEDLAAAGSVGAFVKVRRAGFKPSLNLLYSLEGALQDCHWQELPEARRAELVAEYDAIIADKPLKKAPPASGPVYDRTVANDDEGDGSDAAFDTDDDR, encoded by the coding sequence ATGAGCACCAAGCTGCGCAACATCGGCCCCAAGAGCGCGGCCTGGCTGCGCCAGGTCGGTCTGCGCACTGCCGAAGACCTGGCCGCGGCCGGGTCGGTGGGCGCGTTCGTGAAGGTACGCCGCGCCGGCTTCAAACCGAGCCTCAACCTGCTCTACTCGCTCGAGGGCGCGCTGCAGGACTGCCACTGGCAGGAACTGCCCGAAGCGCGCCGCGCCGAGCTGGTGGCCGAATACGACGCGATCATCGCCGACAAGCCGCTGAAGAAGGCGCCGCCGGCCTCGGGCCCGGTGTATGACCGCACCGTGGCCAACGATGACGAAGGCGACGGCAGCGACGCCGCGTTCGACACCGACGACGACCGCTAG
- a CDS encoding GAF domain-containing protein encodes MFDTSTLTGSKPEQYGQLLAQARALVHGERDRIANAANLSALVYHALPQLNWVGFYLFDGTELVVGPFQGLPACVRIPLDKGVCGAAASQRVTQRIEDVDAFPGHIACDSASRSELVVPLVHGDTLIGVFDLDSPVLARFDADDQAGLEAIAAVFVEALG; translated from the coding sequence ATGTTCGATACTTCCACGCTCACCGGCAGCAAGCCGGAACAGTACGGCCAGCTGCTGGCCCAGGCCCGTGCCCTGGTGCACGGTGAACGCGACCGCATTGCCAATGCCGCCAATCTGTCAGCGCTGGTCTACCACGCGCTGCCGCAGCTGAACTGGGTGGGTTTCTACCTGTTTGATGGCACTGAACTGGTGGTCGGCCCGTTCCAGGGCCTGCCGGCCTGCGTGCGCATTCCGCTGGACAAGGGTGTGTGCGGCGCGGCCGCCTCGCAGCGGGTAACCCAACGCATCGAGGACGTGGACGCCTTCCCCGGCCACATTGCCTGTGATTCGGCCTCGCGCTCGGAACTGGTGGTGCCGCTGGTACACGGCGACACCCTGATCGGCGTGTTCGACCTGGACAGCCCGGTGCTGGCCCGTTTCGATGCCGATGACCAGGCCGGGCTGGAAGCCATTGCCGCGGTGTTCGTCGAGGCCTTGGGATGA
- the bioD gene encoding dethiobiotin synthase, which produces MSSLSAPPAAFYVTGTDTGIGKTFSSCALLHALRQRGHRAVGMKPVASGCEQTVEGLRNEDATALLAASDPAPAYADLNPYALPLPLAPELAAEAAGVTLSLDPIEAAFARLRAQADTVVVEGVGGWLAPLSATLDQSHLVQALQLPVVMVVGLRLGCLNHARLTAQAISASGATCIGWIANEVDPQMERIDDNVALLRARLPMPFWGRLPYAPGADPAQLARHLLG; this is translated from the coding sequence ATGTCATCGCTTTCTGCCCCGCCCGCCGCGTTCTACGTCACCGGTACCGATACCGGCATCGGCAAGACCTTCAGCAGCTGCGCCCTGCTGCACGCGCTGCGCCAACGCGGGCACCGCGCGGTGGGCATGAAGCCGGTGGCCAGCGGCTGCGAGCAGACCGTCGAGGGCCTGCGCAACGAGGATGCCACCGCCCTGCTGGCCGCCAGCGACCCGGCCCCGGCCTATGCCGACCTCAACCCCTACGCACTGCCGCTGCCGCTGGCGCCGGAACTGGCCGCCGAGGCGGCGGGGGTGACGCTGTCACTGGATCCGATCGAGGCGGCGTTCGCCCGCCTGCGCGCGCAGGCCGACACCGTGGTGGTGGAAGGCGTGGGCGGCTGGCTGGCACCGCTGTCGGCCACGCTGGACCAGTCGCACCTGGTGCAGGCGCTGCAGCTGCCGGTGGTGATGGTGGTGGGCCTGCGGCTGGGCTGTCTCAATCACGCGCGGCTGACCGCGCAGGCAATCAGCGCCAGCGGTGCAACCTGCATCGGCTGGATCGCCAACGAGGTGGACCCGCAGATGGAGCGCATCGACGACAACGTGGCGCTGCTGCGCGCGCGCCTGCCGATGCCGTTCTGGGGGCGGCTGCCGTACGCACCGGGCGCCGATCCGGCGCA
- a CDS encoding histidine phosphatase family protein translates to MILDLIRHAATGRDDHLDGRTDPPLDVQGIDLICARHADLQWQRVRSSPRQRALDTAAALALPRGLEVIADEEWEELDFGDWDGQPLQALPMQALQAFHLDPHANPPPHGESWGHFERRIARALHRLLDEPEPVPTLVVSHGGPLRMVLSQVCGLPMAMCWALRIDHGTRLQLRVERDDGELWGELLELQQASP, encoded by the coding sequence ATGATCCTGGACCTGATCCGGCACGCGGCCACTGGCCGCGACGACCACCTGGATGGGCGTACCGATCCGCCGCTGGACGTGCAGGGCATCGATCTGATCTGCGCACGCCATGCCGACCTGCAGTGGCAGCGCGTGCGGAGTTCACCGCGCCAGCGTGCGCTGGACACCGCCGCTGCGTTGGCGCTGCCGCGCGGGCTGGAGGTGATCGCGGACGAGGAGTGGGAGGAGCTGGATTTCGGCGACTGGGACGGCCAGCCGCTGCAGGCGCTGCCGATGCAGGCGCTGCAGGCATTCCACCTGGACCCGCATGCGAACCCGCCGCCGCATGGCGAAAGCTGGGGGCATTTCGAGCGCCGCATCGCGCGCGCATTGCATCGGCTGCTGGATGAGCCCGAACCGGTGCCAACGCTGGTGGTCAGCCATGGTGGCCCGCTGCGGATGGTGCTGTCGCAGGTGTGCGGGCTGCCGATGGCGATGTGCTGGGCGCTGCGCATCGACCACGGTACGCGGCTGCAGCTGCGGGTGGAGCGGGACGACGGGGAGCTGTGGGGGGAACTACTGGAGTTGCAGCAGGCGTCGCCCTAG